The Brassica napus cultivar Da-Ae unplaced genomic scaffold, Da-Ae ScsIHWf_2545;HRSCAF=3289, whole genome shotgun sequence genome has a window encoding:
- the LOC125601409 gene encoding NAD(P)H-quinone oxidoreductase subunit K, chloroplastic-like, producing MAKRSVGMVLVRFLNTCTITIKKSKKKTIETIMNSIKFPVLDRTTKNSVISTTLNDLSNWSRLSSLWPLLYGTSCCFIEFASLIGSRFDFDRYGLVPRSSPRQADLILTAGTVTMKMAPSLVRLYEQMPEPKYVIAMGACTITGGMFSTDSYSTVRGVDKLIPVDVYLPGCPPKPEAVIDAITKLRKKIAREIYKDRIRPQRGNRCFTTNHKFFVVRSTQTGNYDQELLYPPSSTSEISTETFFKYKSPVSSHELVN from the coding sequence ATGGCGAAAAGGAGCGTTGGAATGGTCTTAGTTCGTTTCCTGAATACTTGtacaataacaataaaaaaaagtaaaaaaaaaaccattgaaaCAATTATGAATTCCATTAAGTTTCCCGTACTTGATCGAACAACAAAAAACTCAGTTATTTCAACTACGTTAAATGATCTTTCAAATTGGTCAAGACTTTCCAGCCTATGGCCGCTTCTTTATGGTACCAGTTGTTGTTTTATTGAATTTGCCTCATTAATAGGCTCCCGATTTGACTTTGATCGTTATGGGCTAGTACCAAGATCAAGTCCTAGACAGGCGGACCTTATTTTAACAGCAGGTACAGTAACAATGAAAATGGCTCCTTCTTTAGTGAGATTATATGAACAAATGCCTGAACCAAAGTATGTTATTGCTATGGGAGCGTGTACAATTACAGGGGGGATGTTCAGTACCGATTCTTATAGTACTGTTCGAGGGGTTGATAAGCTAATTCCTGTAGATGTCTATTTGCCGGGTTGTCCACCTAAACCAGAGGCTGTTATAGACGCTATAACAAAGCTTCGTAAGAAAATAGCTAGAGAAATCTATAAGGATCGAATTAGACCTCAACGGGGTAATCGGTGTTTTACTACCAATCACAAGTTTTTTGTTGTACGCAGTACACAGACTGGAAATTATGATCAAGAATTACTCTATCCACCATCATCTACTTCAGAGATCTCTactgaaacattttttaaatacaaaagccCAGTATCTTCCCACGAATTAGTGAATTAG